One Pan paniscus chromosome 16, NHGRI_mPanPan1-v2.0_pri, whole genome shotgun sequence DNA segment encodes these proteins:
- the PEX11A gene encoding peroxisomal membrane protein 11A isoform X1, translating into MDAFTRFTNQTQGRDRLFRATQYTCMLLRYLLEPKAGKEKVVMKLKKLESSVSTGRKWFRLGNVVQAIQATEQSIHATDLVPRLCLTLANLNRVIYFICDTILWVRSVGLTSGINKEKWRTRAAHHYYYSLLLSLVRDLYEISLQMKRVTCDRAKKEKSASQDPLWFSVAEEETEWLQSFLLLLFRSLKQHPPLLLDTVKNLCDILNPLDQLGIYKSNPGIIGLGGLVSSIAGMITVAYPQMKLKTH; encoded by the exons ATGGACGCCTTCACCCGCTTCACCAACCAGACCCAGGGCCGGGACCGACTCTTCAG agCCACTCAGTACACATGCATGTTGCTTAGATATTTGTTAGAGCCCAAAGCTGGCAAAGAGAAGGTGGTAATGAAGCTCAAGAAACTGGAGTCCAGTGTGAGCACTGGTCGTAAAT GGTTCAGACTAGGCAATGTGGTACAAGCTATACAGGCAACTGAGCAGAGCATTCATGCCACTGACCTGGTACCTCGCTTATGCTTAACATTAGCCAACCTGAACCGTGTGATTTATTTCATCTGTGACACCATCCTCTGGGTGAGGAGCGTAGGTCTCACCTCTGGCATCAACAAAGAGAAATGGCGAACGAGGGCTGCTCACCACTACTACTATTCTCTTCTGCTGAGCCTGGTCAGGGATCTGTATGAAATCTCCCTGCAGATGAAACGAGTTACATGTGACAgggcaaagaaagagaaatcagcaTCCCAGGATCCTCTTTGGTTCAGCGTGGCTGAGGAGGAAACAGAATGGCTCCAATCCTTTCTACTTCTCTTATTCCGATCTCTGAAGCAGCATCCTCCCTTGCTCCTGGACACAGTGAAGAACCTTTGTGATATCCTGAACCCTTTGGACCAGCTGGGGATCTATAAATCCAATCCTGGCATCATTGGACTTGGAGGTCTTGTGTCCTCTATAGCAGGCATGATCACTGTGGCATATCCTCAGATGAAGCTGAAGACCCATTAG
- the PEX11A gene encoding peroxisomal membrane protein 11A isoform X2 has protein sequence MLLRYLLEPKAGKEKVVMKLKKLESSVSTGRKWFRLGNVVQAIQATEQSIHATDLVPRLCLTLANLNRVIYFICDTILWVRSVGLTSGINKEKWRTRAAHHYYYSLLLSLVRDLYEISLQMKRVTCDRAKKEKSASQDPLWFSVAEEETEWLQSFLLLLFRSLKQHPPLLLDTVKNLCDILNPLDQLGIYKSNPGIIGLGGLVSSIAGMITVAYPQMKLKTH, from the exons ATGTTGCTTAGATATTTGTTAGAGCCCAAAGCTGGCAAAGAGAAGGTGGTAATGAAGCTCAAGAAACTGGAGTCCAGTGTGAGCACTGGTCGTAAAT GGTTCAGACTAGGCAATGTGGTACAAGCTATACAGGCAACTGAGCAGAGCATTCATGCCACTGACCTGGTACCTCGCTTATGCTTAACATTAGCCAACCTGAACCGTGTGATTTATTTCATCTGTGACACCATCCTCTGGGTGAGGAGCGTAGGTCTCACCTCTGGCATCAACAAAGAGAAATGGCGAACGAGGGCTGCTCACCACTACTACTATTCTCTTCTGCTGAGCCTGGTCAGGGATCTGTATGAAATCTCCCTGCAGATGAAACGAGTTACATGTGACAgggcaaagaaagagaaatcagcaTCCCAGGATCCTCTTTGGTTCAGCGTGGCTGAGGAGGAAACAGAATGGCTCCAATCCTTTCTACTTCTCTTATTCCGATCTCTGAAGCAGCATCCTCCCTTGCTCCTGGACACAGTGAAGAACCTTTGTGATATCCTGAACCCTTTGGACCAGCTGGGGATCTATAAATCCAATCCTGGCATCATTGGACTTGGAGGTCTTGTGTCCTCTATAGCAGGCATGATCACTGTGGCATATCCTCAGATGAAGCTGAAGACCCATTAG
- the PLIN1 gene encoding perilipin-1 has protein sequence MAVNKGLTLLDGDLPEQENVLQRVLQLPVVSGTCECFQKTYTSTKEAHPLVASVCNAYEKGVQSASSLAAWSMEPVVRRLSTQFTAANELACRGLDHLEEKIPALQYPPEKIASELKDTISTRLRSARNSISVPIASTSDKVLGAALAGCELAWGVARDTAEFAANTRAGRLASGGADLALGSIEKVVEHLLPPDKEESAPAPGHQQAQKSPKAKPSLLSRVGALTNTLSRYTVQTMARALEQGHTVAMWIPGVVPLSSLAQWGASVAMQAVSRRRSEVRVPWLHSLAAAQEEDHEDQTDTEGEDTEEEEELETEENKFSEVAALPGPRGFLGGVAHTLQKTLQTTISAVTWAPAAVLGMAGRVLHLTPAPAVSSTKGRAMSLSDALKGVTDNVVDTVVHYVPLPRLSLMEPESEFRDIDNPPAEVERREAERRASGAPSAGPEPAPRLAQPRRSLRSAQSPGAPPGPGLEDKVATPAAPRPGFPAVPREKPKRRVSDSFFRPSVMEPILGRTQYSQLRKKS, from the exons ATGGCAGTCAACAAAGGCCTCACCTTGCTGGATGGAGACCTCCCT GAGCAGGAGAATGTGCTGCAGCGGGTCCTGCAGCTGCCGGTGGTGAGTGGCACCTGCGAATGCTTCCAGAAGACCTACACCAGCACTAAGGAAGCCCACCCCCTGGTGGCCTCTGTGTGCAATGCCTATGAGAAGGGCGTGCAGAGTGCCAGTAGCTTGGCTGCCTGGAGCATGGAGCCGGTGGTCCGCAGGCTGTCCACCCAGT TCACAGCTGCCAATGAGCTGGCCTGCCGAGGCTTGGACCACCTGGAGGAAAAGATCCCCGCCCTCCAGTACCCCCCTGAAAAG ATTGCTTCTGAGCTGAAGGACACCATCTCCACCCGCCTCCGCAGTGCCAGAAACAGCATCAGCGTTCCCATCGCGAGCACTTCAGACAAGGTCCTGGGGGCCGCTTTGGCCGGGTGCGAGCTTGCCTGGGGGGTGGCCAGAGACACTGCGGAATTTGCTGCCAACACTCGAGCTGGCCGACTGGCTTCTGGAGGGGCCGACTTGGCCTTGGGCAGCATTGAGAAGGTGGTGGAGCACCTCCTCCCTCCAGACAAGGAAGAGTCAG CCCCTGCTCCTGGACACCAGCAAGCCCAGAAGTCTCCCAAGGCCAAGCCAAGCCTCTTGAGCAGGGTTGGGGCTCTGACCAACACCCTCTCTCGATACACTGTGCAGACCATGGCCCGGGCCCTGGAGCAGGGCCACACCGTGGCCATGTGGATCCCAGGTGTGGTGCCCCTG AGCAGCCTGGCCCAGTGGGGTGCCTCAGTGGCCATGCAGGCGGTGTCCCGGCGGAGGAGCGAAGTGCGGGTACCCTGGCTGCACAGCCTCGCAGCCGCCCAGGAGGAGGATCATGAGGACCAGACAGACACGGAGGGAGAGGAcacggaggaggaggaagaattgGAGACTGAGGAGAACAAGTTCAGTGAG GTAGCAGCCCTGCCAGGCCCTCGAGGCTTCCTGGGTGGTGTGGCACATACCCTGCAGAAGACCCTCCAGACCACCATCTCGGCTGTGACATGGGCACCTGCAGCTGTGCTGGGCATGGCAGGGAGAGTGCTTCACCTCACACCAGCCCCTGCTGTCTCCTCAACCAAGGGGAGGGCCATGTCCCTATCAGATGCCCTGAAGGGCGTTACTGACAACGTGGTGGACACAGTGGTGCATTACGTGCCG CTCCCCAGGCTGTCGCTGATGGAGCCCGAGAGCGAATTCCGGGACATCGACAACCCACCAGCCGAGGTCGAGCGCCGGGAGGCGGAGCGCAGGGCGTCTGGGGCGCCGTCCGCCGGCCCGGAGCCCGCCCCGCGTCTCGCACAGCCCCGTCGCAGCCTGCGCAGCGCGCAGAGCCCCGGCGCGCCCCCCGGCCCGGGCCTGGAGGACAAAGTCGCCACGCCCGCAGCGCCGCGCCCGGGCTTCCCGGCCGTGCCCCGCGAGAAGCCAAAGCGCAGGGTCAGCGACAGCTTCTTCCGGCCCAGCGTCATGGAGCCCATTCTGGGCCGCACGCAGTACAGCCAGCTGCGCAAGAAGAGCTGA